GGCTGATCGTCGGTCATGCCCGCGACATTTCGCGCCACACGCCCGACGTCTGCTATCCAAGCCAAGGCTTTGCGATGGACGGCACGCAGTTGCAGCAGCGCATCAAGGCTGAGGGAACCGGCAAGGAAGGCGAGTTCCACACCGCGCGGTTCCGCAAGGAAGCCGCTCTCGGCGCCGGCGGGCCGCTGGTTCGCGTCTTCTGGGCGTGGAATCCCAACACCGGCGACCAAAAGGATTGGGTGGCGCCCGACGCCACTCGCTTGGCCTTCGGCAACAACACGGCGCTCTACAAGATGTACTTCACCGCGCCGATGAAGGAACGCGACGAGTCGGTCACCGACAACGTCGCCTACAAGTTCGCTCAAGCCATGTTGCCGAAGGTAAATGAGACGCTGTTCGCCGCCCCAGGCGCAACGCCGCTCGATGCCCCGGCCGAGGGCGCTGAAGGCGCCGCCGACGCTCCGGCTGCGGAAGCACCGGCGACCGAACCGGCCGCTGCTCCCGCTGCCTAACGCGAGCAGCGTTCACTGCAGGTGACCACGATTCGCCAAGGATGCTGCGCTCGTGTTCATTCAGACCGACTTGCTGTCGAAGCGCTATGGGCAGCTCGCCGCGCTCTCCGACTGCACCTTCGGCGTGCCACGCGGCGAGATTCTCGGCCTGCTCGGCCCTAATGGCGCTGGCAAGACGACGCTGCTGCGGTTACTGCTTGGCTACCTGAAGCCCACCAGCGGCACCGCCCGCATCGACGGGCTCGATTGTTACGCCGAATCGGTCGCCGTCCATAAACAGCTGGCTTACTTGCCGGGCGACGCGCGGCTCTTCCGCCAGCTGAACGGCCGGCAAACGCTCGCCTTTTTCGCGAAGCTGCGGCATGCTTCGCTGGAGCGCTCGCTCCGGCTCGCCGAGCGGTTGCAACTCGATCTCACCCGTCGCGTGCGGCATATGTCGACCGGCATGCGGCAGAAGCTCGCCCTCGCGGTGACGCTCACCCCCAACGTGCCGCTGGTGATTCTCGACGAGCCGACGGCGAACCTCGATCCCACGGTCCGCCGCGACGTCGTCGAACTCATCCGCGATGCCCGTAACGAAGGGAAGACGGTCCTCTTTTCGTCGCATGTCCTCTCGGAGGTCGAAGACGTTTGCGATCGCGTGTTGGTGCTGAAAGCGGGCCGCCTTGTCGATGCGGTTCGCGTCATCGACGTGCGGCGACAGCATCGCATCCAGGCGGTGATTACAGGGCCCCTTTCCCCTGCTCCGCCGCAGTTGGCCGAGTCGATCGAAATGCACGCCGGCCGCGATCAGGCGGTCTCGATCATCACCCGCGGCGAACTCGCCCCGCTGCTCGGCTGGCTCGCCGAACAGCCGCTCGCGCAACTGCAGATTGAGCCGATCGGACTCCGCAGCGTCTACGAACGCCATCACCCGGCGATCGGCGGTGACGAATGAACCGCGTGCTGCTCGGCAGATCGTTCCGCGACAGTTGGCTGCTGATGACGTGCTGCGCGCTACTAGCGCTCGGCTTCACCTGGCTGCGAGTGTGGGTGGCGTCGCACATCAAGGTCGATGCGTTCATCAAGTTTTTCTCCGAGGGGCTGCAGATCTTCCAAGGCCTGCTGCCGGTGCCGATCGAAGACCTCGCCTCGCCGCTCGGCCGAGTGGCGTTCAGCTTCGAGGAGTTTGGCCTGCTGATGTTGCTCGGGCTGTGGACCGTCACCCGTTCGACCGATTGCCTGGCCGGCCGCATCGGCGCCGGCACGATGGAAATGCTGCTCGCTCAACCGGTCCGCCGGCTGACGCTCGTGACGACGCACACCGCCGTGACGCTGTTCGGCGTGTTGCTGATGGCGGCCGCGAGTTGGCTCGGCGTGAAGCTGGGGCTGGAGTTCAGCAAGTTCGAAGACCCGCCGGCGTGGAACCAGGTGGCGCCTGCGGCGATCAACTTTGCCTGCCTCGGCGTCTTCATCACCGGCGCCGCGACGCTGATCTCGGCGCTCGTGCGCAGCCGCTCGCAAGCGGTGGGACTGGTGATCGGATTCTACGTCGTCGAACTGACGCTAATGATCATCGGCCGACTCAACAACCGCTTCGAGTGGATGAATAAACTCACGATTTTGTCGGTGTACGAACCGACGCTGCTGACGATCGGCATCCATCGCGATCCGGCGGCGTTCTGGCCTCTGTTCTGGCAGTACAACGGCTGCTTGCTGGGGCTTGGCTGCGGAGCCCTCGCCGCCAGCGCCGCGATTTTCTGCAATCGCGACGTTCCCGCCCCGTTGTAATTCGCCGCGCGAATTAGCCCCCGGTTCTTCAAACCGGGGGGCGTGCGCCGTCACCCCATCGCGCCGCAAACTCAAATCACCCCCGGTTTGAAGAACCGGGGGCTAAAACGCTCAACTACGGCAACTCATCGACATAGCGCTGCAGCTGCGCCGACAACAACGCGAGATCCTTCCCAAACGCCGACGTAAAATCTGCCATCCGCTCCTGCGGCGTGTAATCGCTAAACGCCGGTCGCGCGGCCACGCGTGCCAAGTAATTGCTGTACTCCTGCGGCCGCGTCTCGCACAAGTAGAACGTCAGCATCCACGCCTCGGCATACGCGCTGACGGCATGGCTCTGAAACGGCGCATCGCTCGCCACGAGCCGCGTCAGCCAATCGGCCGGGCGGTTTTTCGCGCCGCTGCGGAAGTCGCCGAGGCGTTCTTGATTGATCCGCGCCGCCTGTTGCTGCAGCGAAGCGTTGTCCCACACGCCGCGGGCTTCGAACATCATCGCCAGCCCTTCCAACAGCCACCGCGGCT
This sequence is a window from Lacipirellula parvula. Protein-coding genes within it:
- a CDS encoding exosortase-associated EpsI family protein → MTRLYVPVAVAVVLILSMTAWESVYSDRWNGSSISDEQFHQKFASLPKKVGPWVGVDKPVPEETLKTAGAVSHISRLYKNEETGEEVDLWLIVGHARDISRHTPDVCYPSQGFAMDGTQLQQRIKAEGTGKEGEFHTARFRKEAALGAGGPLVRVFWAWNPNTGDQKDWVAPDATRLAFGNNTALYKMYFTAPMKERDESVTDNVAYKFAQAMLPKVNETLFAAPGATPLDAPAEGAEGAADAPAAEAPATEPAAAPAA
- a CDS encoding ABC transporter ATP-binding protein; protein product: MFIQTDLLSKRYGQLAALSDCTFGVPRGEILGLLGPNGAGKTTLLRLLLGYLKPTSGTARIDGLDCYAESVAVHKQLAYLPGDARLFRQLNGRQTLAFFAKLRHASLERSLRLAERLQLDLTRRVRHMSTGMRQKLALAVTLTPNVPLVILDEPTANLDPTVRRDVVELIRDARNEGKTVLFSSHVLSEVEDVCDRVLVLKAGRLVDAVRVIDVRRQHRIQAVITGPLSPAPPQLAESIEMHAGRDQAVSIITRGELAPLLGWLAEQPLAQLQIEPIGLRSVYERHHPAIGGDE
- a CDS encoding ABC transporter permease subunit — encoded protein: MNRVLLGRSFRDSWLLMTCCALLALGFTWLRVWVASHIKVDAFIKFFSEGLQIFQGLLPVPIEDLASPLGRVAFSFEEFGLLMLLGLWTVTRSTDCLAGRIGAGTMEMLLAQPVRRLTLVTTHTAVTLFGVLLMAAASWLGVKLGLEFSKFEDPPAWNQVAPAAINFACLGVFITGAATLISALVRSRSQAVGLVIGFYVVELTLMIIGRLNNRFEWMNKLTILSVYEPTLLTIGIHRDPAAFWPLFWQYNGCLLGLGCGALAASAAIFCNRDVPAPL